The proteins below come from a single Paludibacter jiangxiensis genomic window:
- a CDS encoding carbohydrate porin: protein MTTSKMNRFSTAFLLFLTAGLTTYLSAQTTSPLSFNASYIGDWVVNMRGGIKTGSTYLGLANLKIGFDTEKARLWKGGSFFVNAGNTHGGEPSANLVGDFQGVTNIEAGNLTFMYELWYKQQIDKITVTAGLQDLNVDFASTSYGASFNNSSFGIQSSIASNIPSPIFPLTALGVSLQWNISPALSWEVALFDGTPDEYESNPYNVHWKLSKNDGYLAISEWQLSASLLRNLEGKYKFGVYTHRKCDSAQTTFHNYGLYAIADQQIVKTEKGGVGLFSQLGWSPSKNCNNYYCSLGINWQAPFACRENDMCGIAFAYAGIHNNNGVGGELSIEALYKAQLTKNLYLKPDIQYVVNPAGTDAKLPNALVGMVRVGIEF, encoded by the coding sequence ATGACAACCTCTAAAATGAACCGTTTCTCTACTGCTTTTTTGCTCTTCCTGACAGCCGGATTAACTACTTATCTGTCGGCTCAAACAACTTCTCCTTTATCTTTCAACGCATCGTACATTGGCGACTGGGTGGTTAATATGCGTGGTGGTATTAAAACCGGCTCGACATATTTGGGACTAGCTAACTTGAAAATCGGGTTTGACACCGAAAAAGCACGTCTCTGGAAAGGAGGTTCATTCTTTGTGAATGCAGGAAATACTCACGGAGGAGAACCATCAGCTAATTTGGTGGGCGATTTCCAGGGTGTGACCAATATTGAAGCCGGTAACCTTACGTTCATGTACGAATTGTGGTACAAGCAGCAAATTGATAAAATAACGGTAACCGCAGGCTTACAGGATCTGAATGTGGATTTTGCGTCTACTTCCTATGGGGCTTCGTTTAATAATAGTTCTTTCGGCATTCAGTCGAGTATCGCATCCAATATTCCTTCTCCCATTTTTCCGCTCACGGCATTAGGCGTATCTTTGCAGTGGAATATTTCTCCAGCCTTATCGTGGGAAGTGGCGCTTTTTGACGGTACTCCCGACGAATACGAATCTAATCCTTACAATGTCCACTGGAAGCTGAGTAAAAACGACGGTTATCTGGCAATTTCCGAATGGCAACTTTCGGCTAGTTTGTTGCGTAATCTCGAAGGGAAATACAAATTCGGAGTTTATACTCACCGCAAATGCGATAGCGCGCAAACCACTTTTCATAACTACGGTTTGTATGCAATTGCCGATCAACAAATTGTTAAAACGGAAAAAGGAGGAGTCGGACTCTTTTCCCAATTAGGATGGAGCCCCAGCAAAAACTGCAACAACTATTATTGCAGTCTCGGCATTAACTGGCAAGCACCCTTTGCTTGCAGAGAAAACGACATGTGTGGCATTGCTTTTGCATATGCAGGGATACACAATAACAATGGCGTAGGAGGAGAACTTTCAATTGAAGCTCTTTATAAAGCTCAACTGACGAAGAATCTTTATTTGAAACCAGATATTCAATATGTTGTGAATCCAGCCGGTACAGATGCAAAATTGCCCAATGCCCTGGTGGGTATGGTGAGAGTTGGAATTGAATTCTGA